ATCTCGTCTCCAGCTTCCTCACCACCATTGAGGATTAGAGATTCTAAGAGACTTCGCTGCcaaacacctccaacaccagcGGGGTGAGCTGCATGCTGTGCTCCGGCTGGAAGGACAGCGAGCGGTACTGTTTGGAGTGCTCCTCGTTGAGGCTGCGCAGGTCGGCCAGCTTCTGGATCATCTTGGCATAAAGCAGCTGTCCTGCTGGGTGGTGAAGCTGGATGTAGGCCTGCAGGGTCTCGGACAGTCGGTCTTGGAGGGCTTCGATCCGTGCGTGATCCTGCACACCTGGGCGGTCtgcaggaggggaggggagagtcATAAGATATTTATGATGTTTGTTACACAAGCCAAAAAGCAACCCAAATTAACTAAAAATCAAAACACCATTTGAAAAATGAAGATTTAAGACAAATATCAAAACTTGGATGGAATAATATTAAtccaacaaaacatttacaattttaTATCAACATAAAATTGCAtgatctttgtgttttttatttctacttttctGGTCAGGTGGCTTGCTAATTTTAGATCAGGGAGAGCGCATCTGATGAATAATGAGGTGCCTCATATACGCAAATGTACCTTTAGTTACACGTGCTTGCTTGCATAACTATACATGTATAATACATGCACTGCATGTTCAGCAAATGCATACCATTCACACGAGCGTGTGTTCAAATCAAGATACATACTCACGACACACGAAACCCTTCAAGTAGCTTAGACCTGCACCTCAATGTGAATTATGTTGACTGACGGACAGAAACACTGCTTCAAATAATCtaactaaaacatttaacaacCTGATCTTTTgctagaaataaaatatataattaatatattctCTATTTGTACAGAAAAGGGAAAGCAAGATCCCTCAAACAACTCATTGTGACCCTCTATATGTTCTCTCCTCCACACAGTCAGACCTACGGTACCTGGAGAAAGCAAGCAGATGGCCATCAGCAGCACAtgttcctcctcctgcaggttCAGCTTCTTCAAGCCCACCTGGAACTTTACCAGTGGCTCCAACAGCTCCAGAGTGTGGCCCGCTTCAGAGGACCAAACACATCATTACCGTCAGTGCAGCACATAGAATCAGTTCCATACGATATCATAGGAGAACGGCCCTCCAGGGAATGTTACCATCCCGcatattcattaatatttataatatctgTTGGAATCATCTCTGGTAAGGAATTTTTTCTTGCATGCTGTGCGTTCTCAGGTTTGTTTTTACTAAGATCTACCAACTGAGAATTGATGTGTATTCTATTTCTTCGGGGGATTGTTTTTAGTAGATGCATAAATGAGAAGTCATACAAATAATGATCAAAAGTAGTCAATGATTATCACGACTGTACATCCATTTCCTAATGTTATGGCTGTGGCTGTATATTGAACTTCAATGCTTCCTGAGCATTGTCTAAATTGGTTTTGCAGCATGGGATGTGTTAGCACCAAATGCTTTTTCAGATGAATCAATCTTTgtcattaataaattattacttacgttttcttctttccttttcttgtaCAATTGTTTAGGTAAGTAGAATATTGAAGGGcaactttgttatttttcaacctggatcctttttttttttattaacaggtGCAATAAAGCAGAAGACCACACTTGCATTACCAAGATGactacttaaaaaaacacaagtccCTTAATGCTGTGTGTCTAACTAACAAATGGGGACACCAAATTCAAAAATTGGTCCTGTTTTGAGCCAGAGCTCAGCAGACAGCATCAGCTCACGGGCTGCACTGTAATCCTCACAGGGAAAGCTGGCACTGCCAATTCATGTCCACCAAATGTGCTTGTTTATGCATTTCCATTATGGAAAGGGCGCCTTCAAGGAGAGGTCTGACACaatataaagattttttttaaagttcagtttgaaaaagttttttcctagaagaaaacatgttcactaaacaaaatgacaaattaaaatatattactaTGATAGATAGCGAAACTCAAGTCTTTTTTAATGATCCACTGCAGTAACTAGGACTGCAGTGTTACATAAAGATTTTACTATTGAACTTCAACTGTGAAACAAGGGGCAGAATTAATTTGAAATCCCATGTGAATGAGAGTTATATTTATGATTGTATACTATTGATGAGTAAACACATCTGAATTCCAGACATGTTCATGTCAACTATTCAGTGATATCTTAAGAAGAGCACAACAGAGCTGCGTCTGCTGGTACAGACAGTGGATGTCTTGTGTGGTCAGCAGGTCAGGAGTGACATTCTTTGGTTGATCCCATAGGAGGGCTTTTGCAGTCCTACATATGCACAAACTTTCTTCCTTCAAGCTCTCAATAGCGGTGCTGATGTGTAATGTGCGTCTCTTCTTCAGCCATCAGCTGAGCAACATGAGTCGACAAGCATGCATTAAAGAACTTTCTTTTCTTAACAGTAGTCGTACTGTAACATGACAGAGTTAACACTGACCTTTGGTGACATCGCTGATCTGGTATTTAAAGTCAGGCCCACCACAGCTCCAGGACATGTCTTCCAGGTTGAAGCTCTGATTTGAGCGCAGCATGATCACCTCAATGGCGCTGGACTTGAGCAGGGCAATCTGGTCCTCTGCAGTCAGCTCCCTGCAGGGAAAGATATCACTTACTGTTAGTGAACCACTAATAGTACAATATTATGATAATGGTTCTCAAATAACCTTAATCCTGTAGTGCTGGTCATGTACAGGTAAACAACAAGTAAAAGCGATTCAAACTAGAGGTGTGAATCCTTCAATATCCCATGATTAAATTTTGCTTCTTGGGGTTGATTCGATTCAAAAAGATTCACGATTCAAAACTAGTTCTCGATGATAAATCGATGGAAATTTCTTAATATCTTAGTATTGAAACATACAGTCTCTGATTTGTCTCTGAATCCCAAAATGTCATAAGGTAGAGGTTTTATAAATCTTcagattataataaaaaaatttgaGGAATTTTACTAAATGTTAGGCAAGAGGAGAtctaacaaaacaaagaggGCTATTTCATACGACGGCAACAGAATATCAACACGAAGGTGAAACATTTCGTGAAAGAACAGGGAAACAAAACTGCGATCTCTGACACTAAAACTTTAAGtaaaatttttatttttaaagaataaataaaaactaaaccaaaaaaaaggtcagaagtTTTTAATCGATTTAGAatcaaataagataaaaaaaaatacatgaataattTTCCTCCCATCcctaattaaaacaaagtactTGCCCTTTCTACGCGTCCCTGTCTGGATAGTGTATTACGTCAGCTAACTTAGTTATAAAATTCATTTCAAAGGATTTTTCTGATAGTTTACTGACTACAGGTTCAAAGTCAGTCACAGCCTTCAAAGTTTATCAGATATGATAACATTCAAAATATTTCTTTCCATTTGCTTCCTCCTGCTGTGATGGGTCCCTGTGCATCGGAGAGTcacttaaataacataaatcaaACTTTTCACTGTCATCTCCTGCATCTTGTGATGTCTTAAAAATTGTCTCAAAAATGAAAGTACTGAACTAGCAGGAGCCATGAGCTGAAACCTGCAGATCTTCAGGGGAGGTCTGGGGTGTTTTTTAGGGCTTAGGGAGCAGATCATAAATGGACAAACATTCCAAAGGTAATCTGACCAAGTCCATCACTCACTGCCTGTGGGAACGACAACTTTAAGGAAATACAGGCCCCAACTTGTTTTTAGCCTCAACTTTGGGGTGACCTCGAGATACTATGCGTTTGTCCCTGTCAACACACTGATGAACAAACATGCTGAAAGGCAGCAGTTGACATGTGGAAGGTGGGGAAGAAACAATGAATATGTCTTGAACAGCCGTTGTCATTTTGCctctacacacaaacaatgagCCAACTTCAACACGTTTATTATTCTATCCATTCATTAAGATCTATCTTCAAGGTTAAGATATTGCATTCTGCTTCATATCTCTTAAAAATCAATCTTGTGCCATTCAAGcttttaaacaaaagtgaatatttgtaataattctatcacatatttttaaaaaatgttatgtgaTCATCAGATAGACATCCTGAGGGTGTGCATGCAAGACAAACAGGTCTCAGTACTACCTCTAAAAAGGTTATACAATCACCTACTAACATACTTAAAGGGCTGAACTTCACACAAACAACATCACCATGGCAAATGTGTAACCTCTTTCAGTGGAAAAACAACCCAACATAAAAAGATTTTCCGTTACGTGTCAGCCATCTGTAATATACAGTCTATCAGTAATCTATGCCCTTTAGACCACAGCCATCACTGTGGCACAATATCGACTAATCAGGCAAGAAAACAAGTAGGTGTACAAAGTCTTCAACGCACATTTAGGTAAAGAGTCACTCAGAGACATGTAAATAAACTAGAATAACCGCGGTTGTACGcctccatgtctgtccaaaatatcatcacttaATCATACTCTCCTACTaaatttgtgtaaaatgttaaaaaaaatagcacagattgtaaagccctctgaggcaaatttgtaatttgtgattctgggctatacaaaataaactgaattgaattgaattgaattgtttgtatgtttttgtttttccagacaaCAATATTTGTTGACGTGAGCAATACTATTCTTTATGAAAACTGAAAATCAACAAAGCAAATCAGATCAGAGAGTCCTCTGCAAAGACTTAAGTACATAGAAGCTCAAAACCCTTTCTATCACACAGTCGAGTGCAAAACAATTCTGCCCAAGACCTAGCAATTAGCATGTCATTATCATGAAGTAACTATTTTCTGCTAACTAACATGCTTTCTTGCCATCTTATATTGCCCATTGTGAATTTGATACGTTTTTTTGCCCACGTTGAAGTCAAATTCTCTGGATAAGGCATTTTTCTTCTGGCTTACATCAGTTGTTAACATCTAATGCAGAGTGACAGAGTAAAAACTCTGGCAGACAGATTGGGACAtgctctctgcacacacacacacacacacacacacacagagacacatacatACCTAAACCCAGGGATCATCTTGGCAAAGCCAATGACCTTCTGGATGCTGTAGGAGACCAGGTCAGCAAGGTGGGGCAGCATGGAGAAGCTGGAGCCCTCTTCCTCGCTGGAGTCAGGGCTGCTGCCCTGCTCGTGGTACATCATCAGCAGGTTGTTGAAGTTCATTTTGGTGTCAACTGACTCTGTGGTGAGCAAAGGAAAGACCAGCAGAGCAAAGAGGAGGCAATAAGTAGAAAGTAGAACAGCTTGACAATGTCACACTTCTCCTCCATGAATGGACACAGTCTGTGCTGAGATAACCAAGAGAAATCATGGAACAGAGAGGGCTTGTTGATGGAAAGGATCATCTGAAAATATACGAGTGACGGGTCAGTAGGAATGAGATGAAAGCTTAGATGACAGCTACGACAACATGTGAAGCATGCAGAGCTTGCTGGGgttgttttcagtcttttgtGTCCGCTGAGTGTTGGCGTTAGGCCACGGGACCGTGTCCCTCGCTTTGTTTGCTCCATTAGTGACGGGTGAATTAATGAACTGATGTGGACTAGTAGGAGTGTCAGGtgtttgggggtgggggggggggtgggggcagGTTATTCACAGAATGTCCACTGGATTCTGAGTAAAGCAGCGTAACAGGTTATGTACGCCAACAGGCAAACAGCTGAAACATCTTAAGTCACGCGTTAACTAATATTTTGTCTAAACATGTCCATCATTTTTGTCTGATATGTGTTCCCTCCTATTTAAagttaagttgtttttctttaataagtCAGTCATAATTTCAGTGAATTGACAAATCTTATTCTTCCTTGATTTGTTTCTAGCTGAAGGGTGAGTGTGCAGGACAAACAAGTTTAATTGTAACCCTAAACTGTCACTGTTTTCTCTTGATTTTGACTGAAGTCTCCATAGTGTGTGGCTCTTACCTGGAGAGTGACTGAATGAGTCGGAGGAGGCATCAGACAGAGAGTGGAGAGAGGCAGCTCTACTGGCGCTACGCGTCACTGGGCCCTCGCGCACAGGAGGCTAGACAACAGAAAGATATTTTACAGtgattcagtaaaaaaaaaaaaaaaaaaaaaaaaaaaaaaaaaatgctccttCTTTCACAATCTTCATTAACATACAGCTGACCAATTTGTGCTCTTAATTCTTgctaaaaaaatacagtaatacaGTTAGTTGAATATCTGGTGAATAAATGGGATCAAATTACTGGTATGTGTATTTTGTGGAGTACAGAATGGACAACAACACTACAGGTTAGATGTCTGAAAGCACAGAGGTATTTGAGGGTGATCCAACAAAAGAGTTTTGGAGAAGGAATCAACCTCTTGGTGTGGGATTTGtgtgtaaacaataaaaaaacatgactgtTGTTGTGGGGCAGTGAAGTAAAAATGAAGCACAAAGATATTCTGATGAGAGGACTCCATATCATTCAAAGTGTGCCGGTTAATGATGAGTGCTGGATAATGTAAAGATCCTTGTGGAATTGACATACTGCCAGTCTTACAGAGCTGGAAATATGTGTTAATCTTAACACTATAATAAAAATATCCGTTATATTCTATTCAGTTTAAAGTCTCATAAAATGTGTTAACTGAAAGAAATCTGACTGCAAAAACTTACATACAATGATTGGGATATCTGTATTAAAGACACAAACCCTGAAGCGGCAGAAGTCAGAGTAGGAGTCGTCATATGTTTTGTGGTGCGCCTCCACCAGTGTGGCGATGACCTGACTCTGGTCGTCACTGAGCCGTGGCCGCCGCGCCTCCTTCTCCGCTTCACGCTGTGCTTCCTCATCCTTCCTCCGTTGAATTAGGTCCTTTTTCCTCTGCACTTCCTCATCTGTCAGAATGACTGAGGGTGCAAGTACAAAGAGACAATGAGGTAGAGAAAGTGTTAGAATGACACAATCACATGGAGAATACAGCTTTTACATAAGCAGAAAACAGGTGGGGTGGAGGCAGGGCATAATGAAGAATGGAGTTAAAGATATAACTGAACACAGGTATATCATCAACATTGGTTAAAGATAGACTGCCTTAAAGCTTTTCAGtttgtaattgtgttttaaattgtgATGACAGCTATGCCAATGTGCTGTTGGGTGGTGGAGGGCTGGGGGGGTTGTTATTCTCTGGAGGAAGAGAATGGGAGGGGACGTGTCCATATGGAGACCCCTGTTGCAATGAACAAGTGATTGCATTGTCTTTGTTCTGTTCGCTCCTTGTTGTTCTAACCACTGAATTagctcacagagacagagagagagagagacagagagagagagagagagagagagagagagagagagagagagagagagagagagagagagagagagagagagagctgggtCTCAACAACATGCTTCTGTTTTTGCAACAGCAATGCCAATGGCTTCTCTACATCTACAGTAAATCGCAGTGTCTGtgccaccaaccttgtggtgtTCCCAGAAACACTCAGGGGAAAGAACATTCAGCTGGAAGTGAGAGGCCTTTGCTTAAAAACAGGCCCGGGGACAATATCCGGATATATCAagagaaaacatgaagaaaaaaacggGACCTGCTATTTACAGaccatgaaaataaacaactgtGTGGAAAGAAGAGGCCTCGCTAGATTGTACATAACAGCAGGTGTTCAAACTTCAGATGGAGTACACTTACACTATACAATGTGGGGAGGCTCCACTAGTTCAAATAGAACATGTCAACACTGTAATGGGGGCAAAGACCCAGAGAAACTTGACCTCAGTCcaaatattacataatatataCAAGAGGGACAGTAGGCCCCCCAAAACGGCAAACAGCAGTGTAAATTTGACTatcctcaaagaaaaaaaagggaaaaaaagtatacTGAATGTAATTTATGTACAGCAGGTTTTATTTATGTCTAATTTGTCTTTATGGGGGAAGTGGTCTTGGATGAGTCCAGGACATAGTTTTGATTCAAATTGACAGTGTTGGACAACCACTAAAATATTATACTAATCAATATAATCATTATAAGTGCATTTAACCCAAAAGTGTCCCTATTTAAACACATGCAGTGAATCACATGGTGTATTGTTAACAGTATTGCCCTGAGGACATGTGGGTCACCCGTCATACTTACACTCTTTCATCATGCCAATGTCCACACAGCGTTTGAGCCGGCATGCCTGGCAGTGGCGCCTGTTGTCCTTGGTGATGGTGCAACTGCCGTTAAAGGGACACGTGAAGGCGGCCTTGCGCTTCATGCTGCGCCTAAATcaattttatacattttacaatcattaaaacattaaaacacacacacacacacatatatcagtttaaaaacacacaaaagtaaaaaaaataaaataaaataaaaagtcaaggCTCTACGTGTTTGTCTGAGCATGTCACTATGTTGATATACTAAATATAGCATCGTGGTGCCTTTGACAGTGCTGTGCACAAATAATTATCATGGTAAAACTGGataaatacttttgtacttcaAGCCTGTGACTGAGCGAAACATGGATAAATATGGATGAGTGCCAAGGAATCCAGGGGTAAAAGAAGAATCTTGCCAAACAGTGACGCAAAGCCTAGTGATCTTGTTAGTCACGGACAGTATGTATGATCATTTATACACCAATGtgagcaaaaacacacagataagcATGCTGGGTGAGAGTTCAAACTTGGGCCAGCTGAGAGACGAGGAAGGAGATTATTAAACATCCTTCTttttcatcctctctctttaaacATCAACACTGCTGAGAGGAACAGACGTAAACTGGCGGatacatcaaaaacacacacaagctcacacaATCATGGCTTGCTCTAGTTTTGTCTTTAGCTGAATTGGAAACTCATGTGCGTATCAATGAGCAGGCAGCAGCCAAGGCATTAACTATAGGACTGAGCTCATTTGTATTCTCTGCCTGCTCCTGGGCATTAGCGTGAACTCGGATGTTGTCCGTGGTTTTGTGCGTGTTCTTATGCAACTGTGGGGGgtaattacatttaatgtgtgtgtgctcatgtggGTGGCTATTATATATGCAAGTTCAGACCCGTGTTTGTATGctaatgtgtgcgtgtgtcaatAACTCGTCAGTCGATATGCATCTCTATGTTTTCATCAGGGTAATATGAGCAATTGTGCTCAAGGcctactgagtgtgtgtgtgtgtgtgtgtgtgtgtgtgtgtgtgtgtgtgtgtgtgtgtgtgtgtgtgtgtgtgtgtgtgtgtgtgtgtgtgtgtgtgtgtgtgtgtgtgtgtacctgaaaAAACCCTTGCAGCCCTCACAGGTCATGGCGTTGAAGTGGAAGCCGGTGGCTTTGTCGCCACACACGCCACAGATCCGCGGCACGTTCCTATC
This portion of the Anoplopoma fimbria isolate UVic2021 breed Golden Eagle Sablefish chromosome 17, Afim_UVic_2022, whole genome shotgun sequence genome encodes:
- the LOC129105753 gene encoding vitamin D3 receptor B; translation: MESTVVSTSTLAPDEYDRNVPRICGVCGDKATGFHFNAMTCEGCKGFFRRSMKRKAAFTCPFNGSCTITKDNRRHCQACRLKRCVDIGMMKEFILTDEEVQRKKDLIQRRKDEEAQREAEKEARRPRLSDDQSQVIATLVEAHHKTYDDSYSDFCRFRPPVREGPVTRSASRAASLHSLSDASSDSFSHSPESVDTKMNFNNLLMMYHEQGSSPDSSEEEGSSFSMLPHLADLVSYSIQKVIGFAKMIPGFRELTAEDQIALLKSSAIEVIMLRSNQSFNLEDMSWSCGGPDFKYQISDVTKAGHTLELLEPLVKFQVGLKKLNLQEEEHVLLMAICLLSPDRPGVQDHARIEALQDRLSETLQAYIQLHHPAGQLLYAKMIQKLADLRSLNEEHSKQYRSLSFQPEHSMQLTPLVLEVFGSEVS